Proteins encoded by one window of Ovis canadensis isolate MfBH-ARS-UI-01 breed Bighorn chromosome 14, ARS-UI_OviCan_v2, whole genome shotgun sequence:
- the LOC138419606 gene encoding vomeronasal type-1 receptor 4-like: MAGSLFIIGMIILTQTVVGILGNFSLLCSYIILHATGYRLRSTDLILKHLIVANSLVLLCKGVPQTMAVFGWKHIRSDFGCKLLFFLHRVGRGVSIGSICLLSVFQVITISPRSSRWAVLKVTAPKYMVLSLFLCWILQMLVNVIFLFHITGKWSDKNITKEKDFGYCSSGLTDKTQHALHAALLLFPDVLCLGLTLWAGSSMVLILYRHKQQVQHIRRTDTSSRSSPESRATKTILLLGSTFVYFYILSSICQVLLALFDQPSRFLVDITIIIAACFPTVSPFLLMSHNSSVQRLYLAWIRNAKSLLL; encoded by the coding sequence ATGGCCGGCAGCTTGTTCATAATAGGCATGATCATCTTAACACAGACCGTGGTTGGAATCCTGGGGAATTTCTCACTCCTTTGCAGTTATATCATCCTTCACGCCACGGGTTACAGGTTAAGGTCCACAGATTTGATCCTTAAGCACCTGATTGTGGCCAACTCCTTGGTCCTCCTCTGTAAAGGGGTCCCCCAGACAATGGCAGTGTTTGGGTGGAAGcatatccgcagtgattttggctgcaaacttctcttctttctgcacagagtggggaggggagtgtcCATCGGTAGCATCTGCCTCTTGAGTGTCTTTCAGGTGATCACAATCAGTCCCCGGAGCTCCAGGTGGGCAGTGCTGAAAGTAACAGCTCCCAAGTACATGGTTCTCTCTCTGTTCCTGTGTTGGATCCTGCAAATGTTGgtaaatgtaatttttcttttccatataacCGGCAAATGGAGTGACAAAAACATCACAAAGGAAAAAGATTTTGGCTACTGTTCTTCTGGTCTTACTGACAAAACTCAACACGCCTTGCATGCAGCATTGCTATTATTCCCTGATGTTTTATGTTTGGGGCTCACACTCTGGGCTGGCAGCTCCATGGTTCTCATCCTGTACAGACATAAGCAGCAGGTCCAGCACATTCGTAGGACCGATACCTCCTCCAGGTCCTCCCCTGAGTCCAGAGCTACTAAAACCATCCTTCTCCTGGGGAGCACCTTTGTCtacttttatattctttcctccaTCTGTCAAGTTCTTTTGGCTCTTTTTGATCAGCCCAGCCGGTTCCTTGTGGATATCACTATAATCATTGCAGCATGCTTCCCTACTGTCAGCCCCTTTCTGCTCATGAGCCACAACTCCAGTGTACAAAGGCTCTACTTAGCCTGGATAAGGAATGCAAAGTCCTTACTGTTATGA